The genome window TTGGATTTTGTCTCGGCTGACGGCTGGGATTTGAATCCCAATCTTCTATAATTTCCATCAATATCAGCATAAAAAAATTTAGTTTTCGAGTTATAGGATTTTGATACAGAAACAACAAAGCTTGAGATCCTGGGAAAAGAACATCAAGATAATTCTTTAAATAGGTCTCTGGAGTGTAAATATGTGTTGGAATGatgcacagcaacatcaacataatATATAGGCAATCTCTCTAGTTTAACGAGTTTCAGAAACCTCAATAACAGTAAGACTGTCAACATTACCTTTGATAAAAACAAAGGAAGCGGAATCCAGACACTGTATATTTAAAGAGTTCTACTTTCTCTATAGCCTTTTCCACCGAGTTCATTCTACTATACCTTGCGGCATTGACATTATTTCCTAAATATAAGAGAGAATTTACAGCTGATCAAAGACGTACAAAATGAGAGGTAGAAGATGACTTATTCGAACCACAGATTCTCAGTGAGTTGCAGTTGAGAACATGCTATGATCAAGTAGCTAAAATAATCTGGTTAAAGTGATTCTTGCTTCATCAGTTTCCTTTTCATCATATACCTAGATCCTTCCAACAGGTGACGGAGGTGGAGATGACACATATCTTTGAGGGACTTGTGCTTGGACAGTGGTTGAAGTCTTCATCGCCTTCTGTCCTAGAGATCCAATTTGGAAGATATCAGCTAGTTTGTGACTAGTCAGGGCCGAGACACAGATGGAGAATGCCTCTAACAAAGGAACCGATGAATCAAATTCAACAGAGTACAGTCCATTCTTGAGTGGTGCCATGCTGAAGATAGGCTTGCTCCTCTGATCCCCTCCCTGTGAAGACCAAATGTTATTGAAGCCTCATCAAGAGAAGCATTAAACGAAGTGATAGTTAATGAATAACACAAACAAGTACCTGAATGAAAAGGTTTAGAAAATCTTGGTTCCTGCAGTTCTTGTCCTGTTCAAGTACTTTTAGCTTGCAACCGACATCCCACCCTCCGCAATCACATACTCCACCAGATCTCCATCGTTCAAGCAATGAGGAAGGAGCTCCATCATTTGGCAAGCTATGTGTACCGCCAGGAAGAATGACTACAACGTCACCACATGTCTTGCTTTCTCCTGCTTCACAGGTCTCTCCAGGTAAATGCTGCATACCTTGTTTGTATTGATCAAATGGTGTATCTGCACCAATTTGGTTTTGACTTGAGTTCATAACGACAATGGCGGCCAGCTCTCTTTTTTGAGAAGAATCAGGCACTTGCTTGTCCACTCGTCCAGAATCAATGCTATACAAGACAGATTCCCTTCGCACAGATATGTTTTTGTGGTCATTTATACTTGAGTTCAGAACTTTGGAACTAGAAATCTCCATCTGACCGATCACTTTATAACCAAAGCCAGCACTTTTCTCTTTTGGTCCCTGGCTCATCCAACCCCCACTCTTCCTTTTAATTTCATGGACTGCATAGAAAGCATAAACCAAGCTACTTCCACCCTTCCCATACGTTGGTAACTTCTTTACAGCTGCAGCAAGAATGCCACCATCATCGTCAACCACAAGTTTAAAAAATGGAACTCCATCCTTAAGTGTAAGCTGCAGAAGAGCCTGAAGAGTTGAGGGCTGATGCTTTTTCATACGAACGTGCTTACTGTGGTTAGTGGGCAAAGTATTGCCATTTGAGTTTCCATTAGGAGGCGGACAAGTCTCAGCTGAATGCATCCCCTTAGGCCTCAGCAGTGGGTCTAGGAGTCTTCTCAAAGGGCTAGATCTCCCTCTGACACCAGCATTTGGCTTCTCTAGATTACTGGTATTCACACTGGAAGAAGCTCCAACGGGGCCAGACTTCGGGATGCTATTTGTACTATTCGATGGTGAAACAGCCGAGGTCTCCTTAAAACTGAAACTTCTGCTCATTCGACTAAGACTGAAGCTAAATCTCTTATTAGGGGACGGATGTCTTCCCTTTGCCACTGGCTGCTCTGCAGTGTCCAAATCCTTTCTCTGTGAAGTCTCAGCTGGGACTCCCAATTCTGCATCACATTTATGGTGATTCAGATATTTGGCATCAAATGAAGAGCGTGTAGTTATCCTCTCATTTTGACATGGGGATGAGCATAAATCTGACTTTATGCCTCGAGCATTAGGCAATTGGTGTTGCTTCACATGAGACTCTGTATTCGTTGCAGAGCTAGCGGGCAGAGGACACGAATGCGGAACAGCACACAGTTCACTAGAGTAGGACTCCAGAGAAGAACAGTCAGAAAATCTGGTCCTCATCACCTCAGCTGGTTGCTCATCAAAAGATTTTCGGGATTCTGAGAATTGAGAGTCCTCCATACTTGTTTCTGAATGATGTTTCGGAACCAATAGAACGATATTCTTGGGTTCAGCAGTGCAATTTTGGGTAGTAAGATTGACTTCGTTGTCGAATTTGATCTCACTTTTGGGAATGTTGACATTCTTAATCTGTACCGAGGATAAATCTTCACTGCCCATGTATTTACCAATATTTAGCTCGGAATTGCGCCTGTGAGATGGTATCTCCTTCCTAAGACGTTGTTTCTGCTTCCCATGCTTTGTTGGGCACCGAGAAGTTTGCAAATCCTGGGTCTGCATAAACTCTGATTGGGATCGCTGGACAGGTTCTGCAAACTTTTGTTCAGAAGACGAACCACCCGGTGATGGCATTTGCTTTCTCTGAGAAGGCATGCCATATGCAGTGGGAGGCCTTCCAGCAACAAATGGAGAACTAACTGATAACGTTTTACGATGACACTTTGCAGGCATACGTTCATTATACTTCCATTTCTCCAGACGCTCCCAATCAAGGACTCCAAAATTCAAAGCCTTCCCTTGAATATTCTTTCCCTTTTCTGCATGCTGCAGATAACCTGGCAAATTGGACATGTACTTGACAAGCTCGTCATCTTTGTTTTCCTTACTCCCAAACGAATTGTCGGAACAGGTCAACTGTATAACATTTTGCTTGACCGTCTTGCTTGAGTCATGATGCCTGTTAATGTATGGTTTATCGACTGTGTTTTCGACTTTATACTTGTCTCTGGACTTTGAACTTCGATTTGCTCGGGATGATTTGATCTCTTCTTCAGCTCCAGCACTGGAGCTTTCATGATGACGTGTAGTTTCTAGTCTGTGCCCCATTCTCAAAATAGGCTTCACCGGCTCATTATTTGATTTCACTTCACATGGCATAAAGTCTCATACTCCTGCCTTGTTATCTAAGTAATATTCCTGAAACAATGTTGTAAAATAAAAATCACAACAGAGATATGTTACAGGATCCACTGCTCATGTATCACTATGAAAGGATTTGAAGGATATGCCCAACCACAAGGACTTCTATAGAAAACAATTGCACGAAATATCTATTAAAACAAGAGCTCCTAAACAAAACATCTATCCTACTTCTTGAACTATTATGTAATCATTCAGGCCTAACAAAGCAACACTCCTAGTGGAGTTGGGTGTTTGACAGAAAACAGCAGCTTCGTAAAGAGTTAACGCATTGTGCCAAGTATGCTGAGTAATGACTCTAAACTGAATATAGAATTAAAATTTTAGAAGACCAATATACTAAATGCTTTAAATCAGTGGTCGATATCTTTTTATAGTAGTATGCAATCAACGCTTTTGCTTATTTAGAATAGGTAATTAGCCAACTGTGTGAGCTATACCAGCAAGTCACAGTAAGCAGATTGGCAAAGAGTACAGGGGGCAGTAATATGATTAAACCATTTCATATTCACAAAGCATGGATTTGAACTTAAAGCAAACTGGACAAGTAATGGATTGGCAGAAATGAGAGAATTTCAGCAAGTGCAAAGTTCATATTACTGCACCCTGTGCACGAAGCACCGTGCGTTTACGCAGGATCCAGAGAAGGGCTGCACCCCAATGGAGTGTGATGTAGGCAACCTACCCTGATGCAAGCATCAGCGGCTgattccacggcttgaacccgtgacttataggtcacatggagacaactttacctttgctccaaggctccccttcagcCTTCTAAGAAGTGACACAAAAGATTTGTTACAAAAGCAGTTACACAGCTGTAGTTTCCAGGACAGATCTGTATATAATTTAGTGAAAAGAATCAGAATTGAAAACCAGAAATATGGGCTTTCCATAAACTTGTGTTGCTATAAAGACTTCCATAGTTCCATTCATATCCAAACTTATTAGACTAAAACCAGCAAAAAGCATTTGATTGGAAACCCAATAAGACATATTTTCTTCACATGAAAAGGCATGCCTGTAGATAACCTGACAAAAGTGAAAATCAAATCCTAATTGGACAAaaagcatcaaaatatcatcttttTCTGACTCTTCAATCACAAGATTCTGTACACAAAGCCACATATTACAAACACCTTAATGATGAACAGATTGGACACCTCTTACCCAACTGGACCCAAAGTGTTATGAATCTATTTCTTTGAGAGCCGATAATCAGAAGTATTAATATGGTTGAATGAAATTAAAACCAGACTCACAGATCCAGCTAAATGGAGCTCATTCCAAGAATTAAACATAGTCAAAATAGCTAAAAAGAACACCTAAGACCTTCACTCACATTACTCATAACATTACTGTGCAAAGATTTATTACAAAAAAGGGCTATTCTATCTCATTCCATTGAAAAAATATCAAGAAAATGCAGACCCATAacacaaaattaataaaatctcaTATCAAGATTTAGAGTggtaaaatagaaagaaaaataatttcaagaTAAATGCAGACCCATAACACAATACTCATTGAAACCCCATTTCAAGATTTTCAGTGGTAAAACAAGTAAATCAGATTTAGAGtagtaaaaaaagaaagaaaataaatttcaacaaaaaTTGCAGACCAGAACACAATAATCATTGAAACCCCATTTCAAGATTTAGAGtggtaaaaaaggaaaaaaagaaaagaaaggggaACTTGCAGAAATGAATGTACTTACATTAAACGCAAAGAAAGGTATAGCTGAGAGTTCCAAAAGCCAAAAGAAAATCTTCTTGGAATAGAGCATGTAACGTTTTCTTGAAAACCGGAGGAGTAAAAAAGAGAACTGAGAGTAATACTCCAAAAGCTGATAAGTATACGTATAGACAGAGAcagagacagagagagagagagaatcccCGCGAAAAACTGCACTACATTACTGATTataatgagagagagagagaggggggcgTTTCGTTTTCAATCGAACGGTGAAAAGTGGAAGTGGGCCAAGAGATAAATGGTCGCGTCAAGTAGGAGGAGTGGCCGTGTGGGTCCTATAGTTGTTGGGGCCCATTTATTTGACATGATTTCAACGTCTC of Nicotiana tomentosiformis chromosome 7, ASM39032v3, whole genome shotgun sequence contains these proteins:
- the LOC104114416 gene encoding uncharacterized protein; this translates as MPCEVKSNNEPVKPILRMGHRLETTRHHESSSAGAEEEIKSSRANRSSKSRDKYKVENTVDKPYINRHHDSSKTVKQNVIQLTCSDNSFGSKENKDDELVKYMSNLPGYLQHAEKGKNIQGKALNFGVLDWERLEKWKYNERMPAKCHRKTLSVSSPFVAGRPPTAYGMPSQRKQMPSPGGSSSEQKFAEPVQRSQSEFMQTQDLQTSRCPTKHGKQKQRLRKEIPSHRRNSELNIGKYMGSEDLSSVQIKNVNIPKSEIKFDNEVNLTTQNCTAEPKNIVLLVPKHHSETSMEDSQFSESRKSFDEQPAEVMRTRFSDCSSLESYSSELCAVPHSCPLPASSATNTESHVKQHQLPNARGIKSDLCSSPCQNERITTRSSFDAKYLNHHKCDAELGVPAETSQRKDLDTAEQPVAKGRHPSPNKRFSFSLSRMSRSFSFKETSAVSPSNSTNSIPKSGPVGASSSVNTSNLEKPNAGVRGRSSPLRRLLDPLLRPKGMHSAETCPPPNGNSNGNTLPTNHSKHVRMKKHQPSTLQALLQLTLKDGVPFFKLVVDDDGGILAAAVKKLPTYGKGGSSLVYAFYAVHEIKRKSGGWMSQGPKEKSAGFGYKVIGQMEISSSKVLNSSINDHKNISVRRESVLYSIDSGRVDKQVPDSSQKRELAAIVVMNSSQNQIGADTPFDQYKQGMQHLPGETCEAGESKTCGDVVVILPGGTHSLPNDGAPSSLLERWRSGGVCDCGGWDVGCKLKVLEQDKNCRNQDFLNLFIQGGDQRSKPIFSMAPLKNGLYSVEFDSSVPLLEAFSICVSALTSHKLADIFQIGSLGQKAMKTSTTVQAQVPQRYVSSPPPSPVGRI